One Dialister invisus DSM 15470 genomic region harbors:
- a CDS encoding RluA family pseudouridine synthase: MKEFTITKAEEGQTLFKYLCKLLPQAPASLFHKSFRKKNITWNDEKCTGKEILREKDNIKIWFSDETFHTFSEKKNADPSQKKSAFPFSRRIIYEDEHILIVDKPAGILTQSDNSNELSLNDALLDYCHYNNHSTAKPSVCNRLDRNTSGIVLCGKTVKGLQMLNEIIKNRTLHKYYRCIVLGETKEQDTLKGFLIKNESANQVTIITEQKDNAVPIETRYKRISTMERAGNICSLLEVRLITGRPHQIRAHLTSIGHPILGDRKYRNKKSIEISKALHIPHQLLCACSITFPKIKGTFDYLSGKRFSSFVTW; encoded by the coding sequence ATGAAAGAATTTACCATCACCAAAGCAGAAGAAGGACAGACGCTTTTCAAGTACCTTTGCAAACTCCTGCCCCAGGCTCCGGCAAGCCTGTTCCACAAAAGCTTCCGCAAGAAAAATATCACATGGAACGATGAAAAATGCACGGGAAAAGAAATTCTCCGGGAAAAAGACAACATAAAAATATGGTTTTCCGATGAAACATTCCATACATTCTCCGAAAAGAAAAACGCAGATCCCTCACAAAAGAAATCTGCCTTCCCCTTTTCACGACGCATCATCTACGAAGATGAGCATATCCTTATCGTAGACAAACCGGCAGGCATACTGACCCAAAGTGATAACTCCAATGAATTATCCCTGAATGACGCTCTGCTGGACTATTGCCATTACAATAATCATTCCACAGCGAAGCCATCCGTATGCAACCGTCTGGACAGAAATACAAGCGGTATCGTTCTTTGCGGAAAAACTGTCAAAGGTCTGCAAATGCTGAATGAAATCATCAAGAACCGTACCCTTCATAAATATTACCGCTGTATCGTCTTAGGAGAAACAAAAGAACAGGACACCCTGAAAGGCTTCCTCATAAAAAATGAATCAGCGAATCAAGTCACTATCATTACAGAGCAAAAAGACAATGCTGTACCTATAGAAACGAGATACAAAAGAATCTCCACCATGGAAAGAGCGGGGAATATTTGCTCTCTGCTGGAAGTCCGGCTCATCACCGGCCGCCCCCACCAAATCCGCGCCCACCTCACTTCCATAGGCCATCCTATCTTAGGCGACAGAAAATACAGAAATAAAAAGAGCATCGAAATCTCCAAAGCTCTTCACATTCCCCACCAGCTTCTTTGCGCCTGTTCCATCACGTTTCCAAAAATAAAAGGGACATTTGATTATCTGTCGGGGAAAAGATTCTCTTCATTTGTAACATGGTAA
- the trpA gene encoding tryptophan synthase subunit alpha yields MSRIKEAFKDGKALIGFLTAGVPSAEDTLRYMGDLETAGADLIEIGVPFSDPVADGAVIMEADVQALKNKVHLPQVIEIVKAFRKQSETPLVFLTYYNPIFNYGVKKFFEEAKDIGLDGVAIPDLPYEEQMEIRPFADTYEIDIIQIIGPASEERICQNVRNATGFIYIVSSIESANRKSDMKTNLADIISVIRKTTDTPVVVGLDGHHTEELQGMKEMADGITTGSIVVDMINKNGKEAGAPIQEYVEKLKISIKG; encoded by the coding sequence ATGAGCCGTATCAAGGAAGCGTTTAAAGACGGAAAAGCACTAATTGGATTTCTGACGGCCGGCGTACCGTCAGCAGAAGATACATTAAGATATATGGGAGATCTGGAAACAGCCGGAGCCGATCTGATTGAAATTGGAGTGCCTTTTTCGGATCCGGTTGCTGATGGCGCCGTCATTATGGAAGCCGATGTACAGGCATTGAAAAATAAAGTCCATTTGCCTCAGGTGATAGAAATTGTAAAAGCATTTCGAAAACAGTCAGAAACGCCTTTGGTATTCTTGACCTATTACAATCCTATATTTAACTATGGTGTAAAAAAATTCTTTGAAGAAGCAAAGGACATCGGACTGGATGGTGTAGCCATTCCCGATCTGCCCTATGAAGAGCAGATGGAAATACGTCCCTTTGCCGATACATATGAAATAGACATCATACAGATTATCGGACCGGCATCGGAAGAACGTATCTGTCAAAATGTGAGAAACGCGACTGGATTTATATATATTGTGTCTTCCATTGAATCGGCAAATCGGAAATCAGATATGAAAACAAATTTGGCAGATATTATCTCCGTTATTCGGAAAACGACGGATACGCCCGTCGTAGTGGGACTTGACGGTCATCATACGGAAGAACTTCAAGGGATGAAAGAAATGGCTGATGGAATTACCACAGGAAGCATCGTGGTGGATATGATAAACAAAAACGGGAAAGAAGCGGGAGCGCCTATACAGGAATATGTGGAAAAACTGAAAATTTCCATAAAAGGCTGA
- the trpB gene encoding tryptophan synthase subunit beta: MMNTRFGEFGGQYIPEILMSEINHVAEAYEKYKNDPAFKAELKDLYANYTGRPSMLYEAKRMRADLGGPKIYLKREDLNHTGAHKINNCIGQALLAKRMGKTQLIAETGAGQHGVAAATVAALLGMECEIFMGEIDTERQALNVYRMRLLGAKVNAVKTGSRVLKDAVNAALQNWSARCDDTHYLIGSAVGPAPFPEMVRDFQCCIGEESKEQILEKEGRLPDAVFACVGGGSNSIGTFYPYKDDTDVQLIGCEAGGEGIDTPYHAATIAKGRIGVFHGMKSLFCQDSDGNIEEVYSISAGLDYPGVSPEHAYFHKIGRAQYMAVTDEEAVQAFEYLAKTEGIICAIESAHAVAGAVKYAKNMGKNEIILITLSGRGDKDVAAIARYRGQDLKE; encoded by the coding sequence ATGATGAATACGAGATTTGGAGAATTCGGTGGACAGTATATTCCGGAAATCTTGATGAGTGAAATCAATCATGTGGCGGAAGCTTATGAAAAGTATAAAAATGATCCGGCATTTAAGGCGGAACTGAAAGATTTGTATGCGAATTACACAGGCCGTCCCTCCATGCTGTATGAGGCGAAACGGATGAGAGCGGATCTGGGCGGGCCGAAAATTTATTTGAAAAGAGAAGACTTAAACCATACAGGCGCTCATAAAATCAATAACTGCATCGGGCAGGCACTGCTTGCAAAACGAATGGGAAAAACACAGCTCATTGCAGAAACGGGGGCCGGGCAGCATGGTGTGGCTGCGGCTACTGTCGCGGCGCTTCTGGGGATGGAATGCGAAATATTCATGGGAGAAATAGATACGGAGCGGCAGGCGCTGAATGTGTACCGTATGCGCCTTTTAGGAGCAAAAGTCAACGCGGTGAAAACCGGGTCCAGAGTTCTGAAAGATGCTGTCAATGCGGCCTTGCAGAATTGGAGCGCCCGTTGTGATGATACGCATTACCTGATAGGTTCTGCTGTGGGACCTGCTCCGTTTCCGGAAATGGTCAGAGACTTTCAGTGCTGTATCGGAGAAGAATCAAAAGAACAAATATTGGAAAAAGAAGGTCGCCTTCCGGATGCCGTATTTGCCTGTGTGGGCGGAGGCAGTAATTCTATCGGCACCTTTTATCCCTATAAAGATGATACCGATGTACAGCTCATCGGATGTGAAGCCGGAGGGGAAGGGATTGATACGCCGTACCATGCGGCAACAATTGCGAAGGGACGTATCGGTGTATTTCATGGTATGAAATCCCTTTTCTGTCAGGATAGTGACGGAAATATTGAAGAAGTATATTCTATTTCGGCAGGATTGGATTATCCCGGAGTCAGCCCTGAACATGCGTATTTTCATAAGATTGGCAGAGCACAATATATGGCGGTTACAGATGAAGAAGCTGTGCAGGCCTTTGAATATCTGGCTAAGACGGAGGGCATTATTTGCGCGATCGAAAGTGCCCATGCAGTGGCAGGAGCCGTGAAATACGCTAAGAATATGGGGAAAAACGAAATCATACTGATTACTTTGTCCGGACGAGGCGATAAAGATGTAGCAGCCATTGCCCGTTATCGCGGACAGGATCTGAAAGAATGA
- a CDS encoding type IV pilin protein, with amino-acid sequence MKNAVQKTVGKKRKGFMLIELLMVVAIIGVLAAVAVPNFIGLTDEAKIARIQADLSTLGSAVEVHYAKHGSYPAAIGDLVNATGKDGFLKSEPKPPIDGEAYSLNAATGEVTYVFKGTTYSSFGKNTKKG; translated from the coding sequence ATGAAGAATGCAGTGCAGAAAACGGTCGGGAAGAAACGTAAGGGATTTATGCTTATTGAACTTCTCATGGTGGTAGCGATTATCGGGGTCTTAGCAGCGGTAGCAGTGCCTAATTTTATCGGTTTGACTGATGAGGCGAAAATAGCGCGTATCCAGGCGGATTTATCGACGCTCGGTTCGGCGGTAGAGGTGCACTATGCAAAACATGGAAGCTATCCTGCGGCGATTGGTGACTTGGTGAATGCGACAGGCAAGGACGGTTTTCTTAAGAGCGAACCGAAACCGCCGATTGATGGGGAAGCTTATTCTTTGAATGCCGCCACCGGGGAAGTCACTTATGTATTTAAGGGGACAACCTATTCGTCTTTTGGGAAAAATACGAAAAAGGGTTAG